One Mucilaginibacter ginkgonis genomic region harbors:
- a CDS encoding protein-L-isoaspartate(D-aspartate) O-methyltransferase: MAYKYIDNYRERGARKQLVEVLRKKGIEDEHVLEAIGKIPRHYFFDETFWNQAYKDIAFPIGEGQTISQPYTVAYQTELLHINKGDKVLEIGTGCGYQTCVLLEVGAKVYTIERQEKLFERTRVVLPHIGYKAHFFLGDGSKGIEKHAPYAKIIVTAGAPFVPDILLRQLKIGGLLVIPVGDAKEQKMVTVLRVGENDFEKVVLDTFRFVPLVGDRAW, translated from the coding sequence ATGGCCTACAAGTATATTGATAATTACCGCGAACGCGGCGCCCGTAAACAACTGGTAGAGGTGCTCAGGAAAAAAGGCATCGAAGATGAGCATGTCCTCGAAGCTATTGGAAAGATTCCGCGCCACTATTTTTTCGACGAGACTTTCTGGAACCAAGCTTATAAAGACATTGCCTTCCCAATAGGCGAGGGGCAGACCATCTCACAGCCATACACCGTTGCTTACCAAACAGAGTTACTCCACATCAATAAAGGCGACAAGGTGTTGGAGATCGGTACCGGCTGCGGTTACCAAACCTGTGTATTGCTCGAAGTTGGCGCAAAAGTTTATACGATAGAACGCCAGGAAAAGCTATTTGAACGTACAAGGGTGGTGCTGCCCCATATTGGCTACAAGGCCCATTTCTTTTTAGGCGACGGCTCAAAAGGCATTGAAAAGCACGCGCCGTACGCCAAGATCATAGTTACGGCAGGGGCGCCCTTTGTACCGGATATATTGCTGAGGCAATTAAAGATCGGCGGCTTACTGGTCATCCCCGTTGGCGACGCCAAAGAGCAAAAAATGGTGACCGTGCTCCGCGTTGGTGAAAATGACTTCGAGAAGGTTGTGCTCGATACCTTCAGGTTTGTGCCGCTGGTGGGTGATAGAGCGTGGTAA
- the smpB gene encoding SsrA-binding protein SmpB, which produces MAEDLYIKNKKAYFEYHILDEYTAGIKLLGTEIKSIREGKANVNDAFCTFIGGQLYVRNLHISEYSHGSFYNHEAKRDRVLLLNKKELKKLLTRGEEKGLTIIPLALFISERGFAKLKIALAQGKKIYDKRDTMKERDVKVEMDRAMKR; this is translated from the coding sequence ATGGCCGAAGACCTGTACATAAAGAATAAGAAAGCATACTTTGAGTATCACATACTTGATGAGTATACAGCGGGCATTAAGCTGCTGGGTACAGAGATCAAATCGATACGCGAAGGAAAGGCCAACGTAAATGATGCCTTTTGTACCTTCATTGGCGGCCAGCTGTATGTGCGCAACCTGCACATTTCAGAATATTCGCACGGTTCTTTTTACAACCACGAGGCTAAGCGCGACCGCGTGCTATTGTTGAATAAAAAGGAATTAAAAAAGCTGCTTACCCGCGGCGAAGAAAAAGGCCTTACCATAATCCCGCTTGCGCTATTCATCAGCGAACGCGGTTTTGCCAAACTGAAGATCGCATTGGCACAGGGTAAAAAGATCTACGACAAGCGCGACACCATGAAAGAGCGTGATGTGAAAGTAGAGATGGACAGGGCAATGAAGAGGTAA
- a CDS encoding Nramp family divalent metal transporter: MSESLGNVHNSVSTEQKTGWKKFLAFIGPAYLISVGYMDPGNWATDLAAGSQFGYKLIWVLLLSNLIALLLQSLSARLGIVRGLDLAQASKHAYSRFVNFCLFILAQIAIVACDLAEIIGMAIGLNLLFHLPLLWGVSITLLDTLLILFLMNKGMRKLEGFIVSLVFIVGVSFLTEMFIAKPSVVEIGKGFIPDILSGNALYIAIGIIGATVMPHNLYLHSSLVQTRKIDRSEEGIRSAIKFNLFDTTIALNLAFFVNAAILILAASAFFTRGFHQVAEIQDAYKLLTKIFGSMAPTLFAIALIAAGQSSTITGTLAGQIVMEGHINLRIAPWLRRLITRLLAIVPAIFTIIYSGGEALGHLLILSQVVLSLQLGFAVIPLIHFVSDKVRMGAFVINAKVKVLAWTCAVIIVGLNVKLVIQQLADWEKGGAISELVLYGLIIPVIVGITLLLVYVTLKPLLFKTPDKPNNVPHGIARAINHIDKISYHHIAIAIDFSHNDWESVSNAVMQGGKDAKYTLIHVVETAAATYHGANTMDMETQSDVSNLQTYVDELCNLGYDAHARIGYGGTATAIAEIVKSEKIDFVVMGSHGHNFLKDLIFGTTVNAVRHKVRVPVLIVKPGAK, from the coding sequence ATGAGCGAATCTTTAGGTAACGTCCACAATTCTGTTTCCACCGAGCAAAAAACCGGCTGGAAAAAGTTTCTGGCATTCATTGGCCCGGCATATCTTATTAGCGTAGGCTACATGGACCCGGGTAACTGGGCTACAGACCTGGCGGCAGGCAGTCAGTTCGGCTATAAACTCATCTGGGTACTGCTGCTATCCAACCTCATTGCTTTGCTTTTACAATCGCTGAGTGCAAGGCTGGGCATTGTGCGCGGGCTCGATCTGGCGCAGGCATCCAAACACGCTTACAGCCGCTTTGTAAATTTTTGCCTCTTTATACTTGCGCAAATTGCCATAGTGGCCTGCGATCTGGCAGAAATAATCGGTATGGCCATCGGCCTTAACTTGCTGTTTCACCTGCCATTGTTATGGGGTGTGTCAATCACTCTCCTCGACACGCTGCTTATCCTTTTCCTTATGAACAAGGGCATGCGTAAGTTAGAAGGCTTTATTGTGTCGCTGGTATTCATTGTCGGTGTATCGTTTCTTACCGAAATGTTTATAGCCAAACCAAGTGTGGTAGAGATAGGCAAAGGGTTCATCCCGGATATCCTTTCAGGCAATGCGCTATATATCGCCATTGGTATTATAGGTGCCACGGTAATGCCGCATAATTTATACCTGCACTCGTCACTGGTGCAAACACGGAAGATCGATCGCAGCGAAGAGGGCATCAGATCGGCGATAAAATTTAATCTGTTCGACACCACAATCGCGCTAAACCTGGCATTCTTCGTCAACGCGGCTATTTTGATATTGGCGGCCTCGGCATTTTTTACAAGAGGTTTCCACCAGGTGGCAGAGATACAGGATGCGTATAAATTGCTAACCAAGATCTTCGGCTCTATGGCGCCAACGCTGTTTGCCATAGCACTGATAGCAGCGGGCCAAAGCTCTACCATTACAGGTACCCTTGCCGGGCAGATAGTGATGGAGGGACACATTAACCTGCGTATTGCCCCATGGCTGCGACGCCTCATCACCCGCTTACTGGCCATTGTTCCGGCCATTTTTACCATCATTTATTCTGGCGGCGAGGCATTAGGCCACCTGCTTATTTTAAGCCAGGTGGTGTTGAGTTTACAATTGGGTTTCGCGGTAATACCGCTTATCCATTTTGTGTCTGACAAGGTGCGCATGGGTGCATTTGTGATCAACGCGAAAGTTAAGGTGTTGGCGTGGACCTGCGCCGTCATCATTGTTGGGCTAAATGTAAAACTTGTTATACAGCAATTAGCAGATTGGGAAAAAGGAGGGGCTATATCTGAGTTGGTTTTATACGGGCTGATCATCCCGGTGATTGTCGGTATTACCTTGTTGCTTGTTTATGTAACGCTAAAGCCCCTGCTATTTAAAACGCCCGACAAGCCGAACAACGTTCCGCACGGAATTGCCAGGGCCATAAATCATATCGACAAGATCAGCTATCATCATATTGCTATCGCGATAGATTTTTCGCACAACGACTGGGAATCTGTGAGCAACGCGGTGATGCAGGGCGGCAAAGATGCCAAATACACGCTTATACACGTTGTAGAGACAGCCGCGGCGACCTACCACGGCGCCAACACTATGGATATGGAAACGCAAAGCGACGTTAGCAACCTGCAGACTTATGTAGATGAACTTTGTAATTTAGGTTATGACGCACATGCGCGGATTGGTTATGGCGGCACCGCGACAGCAATTGCGGAAATCGTTAAATCAGAGAAGATAGATTTTGTTGTGATGGGCTCGCACGGGCACAACTTTTTAAAGGACCTGATATTTGGCACTACCGTTAACGCGGTACGCCATAAGGTGCGCGTACCGGTGCTCATTGTAAAACCCGGCGCTAAATAA
- a CDS encoding metal-dependent transcriptional regulator, whose translation MQTFTEENYLKAVYRLSEENEVVTTNQLAASLNTKAASVTDMLKKLSEKKLIDYTPYYGVSLTPAGKKIAVDVVRRHRLWEYFLVDKLNFKWDEVHEMAEELEHISSTELIDRLDEFMEFPAYDPHGDPIPDKNGRIKKNEFKPISTLAVQESGIISGIREHSVSFLQYLEKMNLLLGNKIMIIDILDFDQSVVLKVNGADNISISKDAARKILVTP comes from the coding sequence ATGCAAACGTTTACCGAAGAAAACTATCTCAAAGCCGTTTACCGCCTTTCTGAAGAGAACGAAGTGGTAACGACCAATCAGCTAGCGGCGTCGCTCAATACAAAGGCAGCTTCCGTTACGGACATGCTTAAAAAACTTTCCGAAAAAAAACTGATAGACTATACCCCATACTACGGCGTAAGCCTTACTCCTGCCGGAAAAAAGATAGCCGTCGACGTGGTGCGGCGCCACCGTTTATGGGAATATTTTCTGGTAGACAAGCTGAACTTTAAATGGGACGAGGTACATGAAATGGCCGAAGAATTGGAACACATCTCATCTACAGAATTGATAGACCGGCTGGACGAGTTTATGGAATTCCCAGCCTATGACCCGCATGGCGACCCAATCCCCGATAAGAATGGCCGCATAAAGAAAAATGAATTTAAACCAATAAGCACTTTAGCCGTTCAGGAAAGCGGAATTATATCGGGCATTCGCGAACATTCGGTGTCTTTTTTACAATACCTCGAAAAGATGAACTTACTGTTGGGCAATAAAATTATGATCATAGATATACTGGATTTTGACCAGTCTGTAGTATTAAAGGTAAACGGGGCAGATAACATCAGCATCAGCAAAGATGCTGCTAGAAAAATATTGGTTACCCCATGA